From a region of the Hypanus sabinus isolate sHypSab1 chromosome 2, sHypSab1.hap1, whole genome shotgun sequence genome:
- the mlh3 gene encoding DNA mismatch repair protein Mlh3 isoform X4, translated as MDKEMPPQKLRLLSVSVQDGLRSAVKVPSLAHCLEELLLNSLAAGCGCAAARVNADIGRVQVADNGEGLERAALVLAGARYHSSRAFGSGESPGDRQGGVPWNIQQDCPWDGQGGGSRGGEEENPRCGQGEELGGGEDPGEGLEEQPEVGPGCRGEALASIAHLSGLLEIVSRPRGGGSQTWVKLFRNGQAQRVYKAEVARPSPGTTVTVCNLFYRLPVRRRRMIRTLEWEQIRLRVQALSLLHPGVSFTLRNEASSTAGGSLVVRLPKASSLPARFAQIYGTQKAAALGSVQHSNDCFHMSGFISRQGHHTKAQRLVFVNGRLVLKTRIHVQLDLLIRRRSLICRSGCSTGSRGSPDLHPVYIINVRCDHRQYDACWETGRTLLEFSSWDLLLNCLEEGVHAFLLQEKLLLEPLEEQENPQSPLLSSKPVFSHEMAAVQSKSVHRQAVLPETSGENAVYQRLATIEKVGVLGAEDEEPASEHSGIALYSTEAPKSILDITGQRTTACNKSLWKETGDSSFLSNLSTSDSPETQPTKLLQPSIEKVLTRGDGIYQLAVAYESESSSGTGVSPLEEVKTTEGEVNGLQTGRKELSGKQTHKESQGVEFGVTGLITHVIPMKMKGSDLEHGNCTERGRTFHLGPVSAWDISERLKRGCTWFTAGGNMHLSATRECRKAKPRRSIRLCQKVKSTSQYHNPSGKRTESVMTPRKIMSLKDHINSKCRKVANCEPISCQARFCRKLSMPLITASLDAFRREYARASGQDGGNSSQYIEVTRHDDGSPSMKSTPENATVIKETDNLNQNVGMRCTDFGANVHSESLLHNQSVGFQRNLHTCGSRSIAGHISQVQPSLIAQATYSQDKKITPVSKGLPRTLAAKLSRLRYLGQEEKSWESNSRRFADCISPCQSLERLPELEHASPHCLSPESQLSGVEANSDNYAGVVGEGSCAGAKNIYNLAMINEKANTEKLSSATAEEREIDGTVSQPKLHPGDQPQTDETTEEHLSQQDDTVASSKESDLSWIPTIPGAAEADVCVGTCEGVNTLKCFPSQWLQYFDGSLGKTVYVNSVTGVSSYELPPESQTHAACTKDFTTMAVNVLMKTGVTYRCYPFRSENLIPFLPPSREERQEDKVDEELGDGRDAQLGSSGSLRSLFLKWKNPVFFRPPEVAVDVSSEQADNLAVKIHNVLYPYRFTKDMISSMQVLNQVDNKYIACLINTSLDQGTTIGNNLLVLVDQHAAHERVRLEQLISGVSQRTD; from the exons ATGGATAAGGAAATGCCGCCGCAGAAGCTGCGTTTACTGTCGGTGAGCGTACAGGACGGACTTCGTTCGGCAGTGAAAGTGCCGTCGCTCGCTCATTGCCTGGAAGAACTGCTGCTGAACAGCCTGGCAGCCGGCTGCGGTTGCGCGGCGGCTCGCGTTAACGCAGATATCGGGCGCGTGCAGGTGGCAGATAATGGCGAGGGGCTGGAGCGCGCGGCCCTGGTGCTGGCGGGAGCGCGCTACCACAGTAGCCGCGCCTTTGGGTCTGGGGAAAGCCCCGGGGACCGGCAGGGTGGTGTTCCCTGGAATATACAGCAGGACTGTCCCTGGGATGGGCAGGGAGGGGGTTccaggggtggagaggaagaaaatcccaggtgtggacagggagaggaACTCGGGGGTGGAGAGGATCCTGGTGAAGGATTGGAAGAGCAGCCTGAAGTGGGGCCTGGGTGTCGTGGTGAGGCACTGGCCAGCATTGCACACTTGTCGGGTTTGCTAGAAATAGTGAGTAGGCCACGAGGTGGTGGCAGCCAGACATGGGTCAAGTTGTTCCGCAATGGACAGGCCCAGCGGGTGTACAAGGCTGAGGTAGCCAGGCCCAGCCCCGGCACCACTGTCACTGTATGCAATCTCTTTTACCGACTGCCAGTGAGGCGACGTCGTATGATCCGAACCCTGGAGTGGGAGCAGATCCGGCTCAGAGTTCAAGCCCTGAGTCTTCTGCACCCCGGAGTCTCCTTCACCTTGCGGAATGAAGCTTCTTCCACAGCTGGAGGCTCACTTGTAGTCAGGCTGCCGAAAGCAAGCAGCTTGCCGGCTCGCTTTGCTCAGATCTACGGTACACAGAAGGCAGCAGCTCTTGGCTCTGTTCAGCATTCAAATGATTGTTTCCATATGAGTGGTTTCATTAGCCGACAGGGCCACCATACCAAGGCACAGCGGCTGGTGTTTGTCAATGGGCGACTGGTGCTAAAAACCCGTATACATGTGCAGCTGGATCTGCTGATCAGGCGACGCAGCCTGATATGTAGGTCAGGGTGCTCTACTGGATCCCGTGGAAGCCCTGATCTCCACCCTGTTTATATCATCAATGTCAGGTGTGACCATAGGCAGTACGATGCCTGCTGGGAGACTGGTCGTACCTTGCTGGAGTTCAGCTCCTGGGACTTGCTGCTGAACTGCTTGGAGGAGGGAGTCCATGCCTTCCTGCTACAGGAGAAACTTCTACTGGAGCCTTTAGAGGAACAGGAAAATCCCCAGTCACCTCTTCTCAGCTCAAAACCTGTGTTTTCACATGAAATGGCTGCAGTCCAGTCCAAATCTGTGCATAGGCAGGCAGTACTACCTGAAACCTCTGGGGAAAATGCTGTGTATCAGAGGCTTGCAACAATTGAGAAGGTTGGGGTGTTGGGTGCTGAGGATGAAGAACCAGCCTCGGAACATTCAGGCATTGCCCTATACTCTACTGAAGCTCCAAAATCCATTTTAGACATTACTGGTCAGCGGACAACTGCCTGCAACAAGTCACTGTGGAAAGAGACAGGAGACAGTAGTTTCCTCAGCAACCTGAGTACATCAGATAGCCCTGAGACACAGCCAACAAAGCTGTTGCAGCCCAGTATAGAGAAGGTGCTCACAAGAGGAGATGGAATTTATCAGCTTGCTGTTGCTTATGAGAGTGAGAGCTCATCAGGTACCGGGGTCTCACCTCTAGAGGAGGTAAAGACAACAGAAGGGGAGGTTAATGGACTGCAGACAGGGCGAAAGGAGCTCTCAGGAAAACAGACACACAAGGAGAGTCAGGGAGTGGAATTTGGTGTCACAGGTCTTATAACCCATGTGATCCCTATGAAAATGAAAGGTTCTGACCTTGAACATGGAAACTGTACAGAGAGGGGACGTACCTTTCACTTAGGCCCAGTCAGTGCCTGGGATattagtgagagattgaaaagggGATGTACTTGGTTTACAGCTGGGGGCAATATGCACTTGAGTGCAACTAGGGAATGTAGGAAGGCCAAACCCCGAAGATCCATCAGGCTTTGTCAGAAAGTTAAGAGTACTTCCCAGTATCATAATCCGTCTGGGAAGCGCACTGAATCAGTGATGACACCTAGGAAGATTATGTCACTGAAAGATCATATTAATTCCAAATGCAGAAAAGTTGCCAATTGTGAACCTATCTCCTGTCAAGCTAGATTCTGCAGGAAGCTAAGTATGCCTCTGATAACTGCTTCACTGGATGCATTTAGAAGAGAATACGCGAGGGCCAGTGGTCAGGATGGAGGCAACTCTTCCCAATATATTGAGGTTACTCGACATGACGATGGTAGTCCATCCATGAAATCCACACCAGAGAATGCCACGGTAATTAAAGAAACAGACAATTTGAACCAGAATGTAGGTATGAGATGCACAGATTTTGGAGCTAATGTTCACAGTGAGAGTTTACTGCACAACCAGTCTGTTGGCTTCCAAAGGAATTTGCATACTTGTGGCTCTAGGTCAATAGCTGGACACATATCCCAAGTGCAGCCCAGTCTTATTGCACAAGCTACTTATTCACAAGACAAAAAAATCACCCCTGTTTCTAAGGGGCTTCCAAGAACTTTGGCTGCAAAATTGTCCAGATTAAGATACCTTGGACAAGAAGAGAAGAGTTGGGAGTCCAATTCAAGGAGGTTTGCAGACTGTATTTCACCTTGCCAGAGCCTAGAGAGGCTTCCAGAGCTGGAACATGCATCTCCACACTGTTTATCTCCAGAATCACAGCTCTCAGGAGTTGAAGCAAACTCTGACAACTATGCGGGAGTTGTTGGAGAGGGAAGTTGTGCAGGTGCTAAAAATATATACAACCTTGCTATGATTAATGAAAAGGCTAATACTGAGAAGTTGTCTAGTGCTACAGCTGAGGAAAGGGAAATTGATGGAACAGTTTCACAGCCCAAGCTGCACCCTGGAGACCAACCCCAAACTGATGAAACAACTGAAGAGCACTTAAGCCAACAGGATGATACTGTGGCCAGCAGTAAGGAATCTGACCTTTCATGGATTCCTACAATACCAGGAGCTGCTGAAGCAGATGTTTGTGTGGGCACCTGTGAAGGTGTCAATACGTTGAAATGTTTTCCTTCACAATGGCTGCAGTATTTTGATGGATCTCTGGGGAAGACAGTGTATGTAAACAGTGTGACTGGAGTGAGTAGTTATGAACTTCCACCAGAGTCTCAGACACATGCTGCCTGCACGAAAGACTTCACAACTATGGCAGTTAACGTCCTCATGAAGACTG GTGTCACATACAGATGCTACCCGTTCCGCAGTGAAAACCTGATCCCATTCTTGCCTCCGTCACGAGAAGAAAGGCAGGAAGACAAAGTTGATGAAGAGCTCGGTGATGGAAGAG ATGCTCAGCTGGGGTCAAGTGGGTCACTGCGTTCTTTATTCTTGAAGTGGAAGAATCCAGTCTTTTTCCGGCCCCCAGAG
- the mlh3 gene encoding DNA mismatch repair protein Mlh3 isoform X5, with amino-acid sequence MDKEMPPQKLRLLSVSVQDGLRSAVKVPSLAHCLEELLLNSLAAGCGCAAARVNADIGRVQVADNGEGLERAALVLAGARYHSSRAFGSGESPGDRQGGVPWNIQQDCPWDGQGGGSRGGEEENPRCGQGEELGGGEDPGEGLEEQPEVGPGCRGEALASIAHLSGLLEIVSRPRGGGSQTWVKLFRNGQAQRVYKAEVARPSPGTTVTVCNLFYRLPVRRRRMIRTLEWEQIRLRVQALSLLHPGVSFTLRNEASSTAGGSLVVRLPKASSLPARFAQIYGTQKAAALGSVQHSNDCFHMSGFISRQGHHTKAQRLVFVNGRLVLKTRIHVQLDLLIRRRSLICRSGCSTGSRGSPDLHPVYIINVRCDHRQYDACWETGRTLLEFSSWDLLLNCLEEGVHAFLLQEKLLLEPLEEQENPQSPLLSSKPVFSHEMAAVQSKSVHRQAVLPETSGENAVYQRLATIEKVGVLGAEDEEPASEHSGIALYSTEAPKSILDITGQRTTACNKSLWKETGDSSFLSNLSTSDSPETQPTKLLQPSIEKVLTRGDGIYQLAVAYESESSSGTGVSPLEEVKTTEGEVNGLQTGRKELSGKQTHKESQGVEFGVTGLITHVIPMKMKGSDLEHGNCTERGRTFHLGPVSAWDISERLKRGCTWFTAGGNMHLSATRECRKAKPRRSIRLCQKVKSTSQYHNPSGKRTESVMTPRKIMSLKDHINSKCRKVANCEPISCQARFCRKLSMPLITASLDAFRREYARASGQDGGNSSQYIEVTRHDDGSPSMKSTPENATVIKETDNLNQNVGMRCTDFGANVHSESLLHNQSVGFQRNLHTCGSRSIAGHISQVQPSLIAQATYSQDKKITPVSKGLPRTLAAKLSRLRYLGQEEKSWESNSRRFADCISPCQSLERLPELEHASPHCLSPESQLSGVEANSDNYAGVVGEGSCAGAKNIYNLAMINEKANTEKLSSATAEEREIDGTVSQPKLHPGDQPQTDETTEEHLSQQDDTVASSKESDLSWIPTIPGAAEADVCVGTCEGVNTLKCFPSQWLQYFDGSLGKTVYVNSVTGVSSYELPPESQTHAACTKDFTTMAVNVLMKTGVTYRCYPFRSENLIPFLPPSREERQEDKVDEELGDGRDAQLGSSGSLRSLFLKWKNPVFFRPPEVAVDVSSEQADNLAVKIHNVLYPYRFTKDMISSMQVLNQVDNKYIACLINTSLDQGTTIGNNLLVLVDQHAAHERVRLEQLISGCIGSS; translated from the exons ATGGATAAGGAAATGCCGCCGCAGAAGCTGCGTTTACTGTCGGTGAGCGTACAGGACGGACTTCGTTCGGCAGTGAAAGTGCCGTCGCTCGCTCATTGCCTGGAAGAACTGCTGCTGAACAGCCTGGCAGCCGGCTGCGGTTGCGCGGCGGCTCGCGTTAACGCAGATATCGGGCGCGTGCAGGTGGCAGATAATGGCGAGGGGCTGGAGCGCGCGGCCCTGGTGCTGGCGGGAGCGCGCTACCACAGTAGCCGCGCCTTTGGGTCTGGGGAAAGCCCCGGGGACCGGCAGGGTGGTGTTCCCTGGAATATACAGCAGGACTGTCCCTGGGATGGGCAGGGAGGGGGTTccaggggtggagaggaagaaaatcccaggtgtggacagggagaggaACTCGGGGGTGGAGAGGATCCTGGTGAAGGATTGGAAGAGCAGCCTGAAGTGGGGCCTGGGTGTCGTGGTGAGGCACTGGCCAGCATTGCACACTTGTCGGGTTTGCTAGAAATAGTGAGTAGGCCACGAGGTGGTGGCAGCCAGACATGGGTCAAGTTGTTCCGCAATGGACAGGCCCAGCGGGTGTACAAGGCTGAGGTAGCCAGGCCCAGCCCCGGCACCACTGTCACTGTATGCAATCTCTTTTACCGACTGCCAGTGAGGCGACGTCGTATGATCCGAACCCTGGAGTGGGAGCAGATCCGGCTCAGAGTTCAAGCCCTGAGTCTTCTGCACCCCGGAGTCTCCTTCACCTTGCGGAATGAAGCTTCTTCCACAGCTGGAGGCTCACTTGTAGTCAGGCTGCCGAAAGCAAGCAGCTTGCCGGCTCGCTTTGCTCAGATCTACGGTACACAGAAGGCAGCAGCTCTTGGCTCTGTTCAGCATTCAAATGATTGTTTCCATATGAGTGGTTTCATTAGCCGACAGGGCCACCATACCAAGGCACAGCGGCTGGTGTTTGTCAATGGGCGACTGGTGCTAAAAACCCGTATACATGTGCAGCTGGATCTGCTGATCAGGCGACGCAGCCTGATATGTAGGTCAGGGTGCTCTACTGGATCCCGTGGAAGCCCTGATCTCCACCCTGTTTATATCATCAATGTCAGGTGTGACCATAGGCAGTACGATGCCTGCTGGGAGACTGGTCGTACCTTGCTGGAGTTCAGCTCCTGGGACTTGCTGCTGAACTGCTTGGAGGAGGGAGTCCATGCCTTCCTGCTACAGGAGAAACTTCTACTGGAGCCTTTAGAGGAACAGGAAAATCCCCAGTCACCTCTTCTCAGCTCAAAACCTGTGTTTTCACATGAAATGGCTGCAGTCCAGTCCAAATCTGTGCATAGGCAGGCAGTACTACCTGAAACCTCTGGGGAAAATGCTGTGTATCAGAGGCTTGCAACAATTGAGAAGGTTGGGGTGTTGGGTGCTGAGGATGAAGAACCAGCCTCGGAACATTCAGGCATTGCCCTATACTCTACTGAAGCTCCAAAATCCATTTTAGACATTACTGGTCAGCGGACAACTGCCTGCAACAAGTCACTGTGGAAAGAGACAGGAGACAGTAGTTTCCTCAGCAACCTGAGTACATCAGATAGCCCTGAGACACAGCCAACAAAGCTGTTGCAGCCCAGTATAGAGAAGGTGCTCACAAGAGGAGATGGAATTTATCAGCTTGCTGTTGCTTATGAGAGTGAGAGCTCATCAGGTACCGGGGTCTCACCTCTAGAGGAGGTAAAGACAACAGAAGGGGAGGTTAATGGACTGCAGACAGGGCGAAAGGAGCTCTCAGGAAAACAGACACACAAGGAGAGTCAGGGAGTGGAATTTGGTGTCACAGGTCTTATAACCCATGTGATCCCTATGAAAATGAAAGGTTCTGACCTTGAACATGGAAACTGTACAGAGAGGGGACGTACCTTTCACTTAGGCCCAGTCAGTGCCTGGGATattagtgagagattgaaaagggGATGTACTTGGTTTACAGCTGGGGGCAATATGCACTTGAGTGCAACTAGGGAATGTAGGAAGGCCAAACCCCGAAGATCCATCAGGCTTTGTCAGAAAGTTAAGAGTACTTCCCAGTATCATAATCCGTCTGGGAAGCGCACTGAATCAGTGATGACACCTAGGAAGATTATGTCACTGAAAGATCATATTAATTCCAAATGCAGAAAAGTTGCCAATTGTGAACCTATCTCCTGTCAAGCTAGATTCTGCAGGAAGCTAAGTATGCCTCTGATAACTGCTTCACTGGATGCATTTAGAAGAGAATACGCGAGGGCCAGTGGTCAGGATGGAGGCAACTCTTCCCAATATATTGAGGTTACTCGACATGACGATGGTAGTCCATCCATGAAATCCACACCAGAGAATGCCACGGTAATTAAAGAAACAGACAATTTGAACCAGAATGTAGGTATGAGATGCACAGATTTTGGAGCTAATGTTCACAGTGAGAGTTTACTGCACAACCAGTCTGTTGGCTTCCAAAGGAATTTGCATACTTGTGGCTCTAGGTCAATAGCTGGACACATATCCCAAGTGCAGCCCAGTCTTATTGCACAAGCTACTTATTCACAAGACAAAAAAATCACCCCTGTTTCTAAGGGGCTTCCAAGAACTTTGGCTGCAAAATTGTCCAGATTAAGATACCTTGGACAAGAAGAGAAGAGTTGGGAGTCCAATTCAAGGAGGTTTGCAGACTGTATTTCACCTTGCCAGAGCCTAGAGAGGCTTCCAGAGCTGGAACATGCATCTCCACACTGTTTATCTCCAGAATCACAGCTCTCAGGAGTTGAAGCAAACTCTGACAACTATGCGGGAGTTGTTGGAGAGGGAAGTTGTGCAGGTGCTAAAAATATATACAACCTTGCTATGATTAATGAAAAGGCTAATACTGAGAAGTTGTCTAGTGCTACAGCTGAGGAAAGGGAAATTGATGGAACAGTTTCACAGCCCAAGCTGCACCCTGGAGACCAACCCCAAACTGATGAAACAACTGAAGAGCACTTAAGCCAACAGGATGATACTGTGGCCAGCAGTAAGGAATCTGACCTTTCATGGATTCCTACAATACCAGGAGCTGCTGAAGCAGATGTTTGTGTGGGCACCTGTGAAGGTGTCAATACGTTGAAATGTTTTCCTTCACAATGGCTGCAGTATTTTGATGGATCTCTGGGGAAGACAGTGTATGTAAACAGTGTGACTGGAGTGAGTAGTTATGAACTTCCACCAGAGTCTCAGACACATGCTGCCTGCACGAAAGACTTCACAACTATGGCAGTTAACGTCCTCATGAAGACTG GTGTCACATACAGATGCTACCCGTTCCGCAGTGAAAACCTGATCCCATTCTTGCCTCCGTCACGAGAAGAAAGGCAGGAAGACAAAGTTGATGAAGAGCTCGGTGATGGAAGAG ATGCTCAGCTGGGGTCAAGTGGGTCACTGCGTTCTTTATTCTTGAAGTGGAAGAATCCAGTCTTTTTCCGGCCCCCAGAG
- the mlh3 gene encoding DNA mismatch repair protein Mlh3 isoform X6 — MDKEMPPQKLRLLSVSVQDGLRSAVKVPSLAHCLEELLLNSLAAGCGCAAARVNADIGRVQVADNGEGLERAALVLAGARYHSSRAFGSGESPGDRQGGVPWNIQQDCPWDGQGGGSRGGEEENPRCGQGEELGGGEDPGEGLEEQPEVGPGCRGEALASIAHLSGLLEIVSRPRGGGSQTWVKLFRNGQAQRVYKAEVARPSPGTTVTVCNLFYRLPVRRRRMIRTLEWEQIRLRVQALSLLHPGVSFTLRNEASSTAGGSLVVRLPKASSLPARFAQIYGTQKAAALGSVQHSNDCFHMSGFISRQGHHTKAQRLVFVNGRLVLKTRIHVQLDLLIRRRSLICRSGCSTGSRGSPDLHPVYIINVRCDHRQYDACWETGRTLLEFSSWDLLLNCLEEGVHAFLLQEKLLLEPLEEQENPQSPLLSSKPVFSHEMAAVQSKSVHRQAVLPETSGENAVYQRLATIEKVGVLGAEDEEPASEHSGIALYSTEAPKSILDITGQRTTACNKSLWKETGDSSFLSNLSTSDSPETQPTKLLQPSIEKVLTRGDGIYQLAVAYESESSSGTGVSPLEEVKTTEGEVNGLQTGRKELSGKQTHKESQGVEFGVTGLITHVIPMKMKGSDLEHGNCTERGRTFHLGPVSAWDISERLKRGCTWFTAGGNMHLSATRECRKAKPRRSIRLCQKVKSTSQYHNPSGKRTESVMTPRKIMSLKDHINSKCRKVANCEPISCQARFCRKLSMPLITASLDAFRREYARASGQDGGNSSQYIEVTRHDDGSPSMKSTPENATVIKETDNLNQNVGMRCTDFGANVHSESLLHNQSVGFQRNLHTCGSRSIAGHISQVQPSLIAQATYSQDKKITPVSKGLPRTLAAKLSRLRYLGQEEKSWESNSRRFADCISPCQSLERLPELEHASPHCLSPESQLSGVEANSDNYAGVVGEGSCAGAKNIYNLAMINEKANTEKLSSATAEEREIDGTVSQPKLHPGDQPQTDETTEEHLSQQDDTVASSKESDLSWIPTIPGAAEADVCVGTCEGVNTLKCFPSQWLQYFDGSLGKTVYVNSVTGVSSYELPPESQTHAACTKDFTTMAVNVLMKTGVTYRCYPFRSENLIPFLPPSREERQEDKVDEELGDGRDAQLGSSGSLRSLFLKWKNPVFFRPPESHPCEASSGPSPMAAPASFLR; from the exons ATGGATAAGGAAATGCCGCCGCAGAAGCTGCGTTTACTGTCGGTGAGCGTACAGGACGGACTTCGTTCGGCAGTGAAAGTGCCGTCGCTCGCTCATTGCCTGGAAGAACTGCTGCTGAACAGCCTGGCAGCCGGCTGCGGTTGCGCGGCGGCTCGCGTTAACGCAGATATCGGGCGCGTGCAGGTGGCAGATAATGGCGAGGGGCTGGAGCGCGCGGCCCTGGTGCTGGCGGGAGCGCGCTACCACAGTAGCCGCGCCTTTGGGTCTGGGGAAAGCCCCGGGGACCGGCAGGGTGGTGTTCCCTGGAATATACAGCAGGACTGTCCCTGGGATGGGCAGGGAGGGGGTTccaggggtggagaggaagaaaatcccaggtgtggacagggagaggaACTCGGGGGTGGAGAGGATCCTGGTGAAGGATTGGAAGAGCAGCCTGAAGTGGGGCCTGGGTGTCGTGGTGAGGCACTGGCCAGCATTGCACACTTGTCGGGTTTGCTAGAAATAGTGAGTAGGCCACGAGGTGGTGGCAGCCAGACATGGGTCAAGTTGTTCCGCAATGGACAGGCCCAGCGGGTGTACAAGGCTGAGGTAGCCAGGCCCAGCCCCGGCACCACTGTCACTGTATGCAATCTCTTTTACCGACTGCCAGTGAGGCGACGTCGTATGATCCGAACCCTGGAGTGGGAGCAGATCCGGCTCAGAGTTCAAGCCCTGAGTCTTCTGCACCCCGGAGTCTCCTTCACCTTGCGGAATGAAGCTTCTTCCACAGCTGGAGGCTCACTTGTAGTCAGGCTGCCGAAAGCAAGCAGCTTGCCGGCTCGCTTTGCTCAGATCTACGGTACACAGAAGGCAGCAGCTCTTGGCTCTGTTCAGCATTCAAATGATTGTTTCCATATGAGTGGTTTCATTAGCCGACAGGGCCACCATACCAAGGCACAGCGGCTGGTGTTTGTCAATGGGCGACTGGTGCTAAAAACCCGTATACATGTGCAGCTGGATCTGCTGATCAGGCGACGCAGCCTGATATGTAGGTCAGGGTGCTCTACTGGATCCCGTGGAAGCCCTGATCTCCACCCTGTTTATATCATCAATGTCAGGTGTGACCATAGGCAGTACGATGCCTGCTGGGAGACTGGTCGTACCTTGCTGGAGTTCAGCTCCTGGGACTTGCTGCTGAACTGCTTGGAGGAGGGAGTCCATGCCTTCCTGCTACAGGAGAAACTTCTACTGGAGCCTTTAGAGGAACAGGAAAATCCCCAGTCACCTCTTCTCAGCTCAAAACCTGTGTTTTCACATGAAATGGCTGCAGTCCAGTCCAAATCTGTGCATAGGCAGGCAGTACTACCTGAAACCTCTGGGGAAAATGCTGTGTATCAGAGGCTTGCAACAATTGAGAAGGTTGGGGTGTTGGGTGCTGAGGATGAAGAACCAGCCTCGGAACATTCAGGCATTGCCCTATACTCTACTGAAGCTCCAAAATCCATTTTAGACATTACTGGTCAGCGGACAACTGCCTGCAACAAGTCACTGTGGAAAGAGACAGGAGACAGTAGTTTCCTCAGCAACCTGAGTACATCAGATAGCCCTGAGACACAGCCAACAAAGCTGTTGCAGCCCAGTATAGAGAAGGTGCTCACAAGAGGAGATGGAATTTATCAGCTTGCTGTTGCTTATGAGAGTGAGAGCTCATCAGGTACCGGGGTCTCACCTCTAGAGGAGGTAAAGACAACAGAAGGGGAGGTTAATGGACTGCAGACAGGGCGAAAGGAGCTCTCAGGAAAACAGACACACAAGGAGAGTCAGGGAGTGGAATTTGGTGTCACAGGTCTTATAACCCATGTGATCCCTATGAAAATGAAAGGTTCTGACCTTGAACATGGAAACTGTACAGAGAGGGGACGTACCTTTCACTTAGGCCCAGTCAGTGCCTGGGATattagtgagagattgaaaagggGATGTACTTGGTTTACAGCTGGGGGCAATATGCACTTGAGTGCAACTAGGGAATGTAGGAAGGCCAAACCCCGAAGATCCATCAGGCTTTGTCAGAAAGTTAAGAGTACTTCCCAGTATCATAATCCGTCTGGGAAGCGCACTGAATCAGTGATGACACCTAGGAAGATTATGTCACTGAAAGATCATATTAATTCCAAATGCAGAAAAGTTGCCAATTGTGAACCTATCTCCTGTCAAGCTAGATTCTGCAGGAAGCTAAGTATGCCTCTGATAACTGCTTCACTGGATGCATTTAGAAGAGAATACGCGAGGGCCAGTGGTCAGGATGGAGGCAACTCTTCCCAATATATTGAGGTTACTCGACATGACGATGGTAGTCCATCCATGAAATCCACACCAGAGAATGCCACGGTAATTAAAGAAACAGACAATTTGAACCAGAATGTAGGTATGAGATGCACAGATTTTGGAGCTAATGTTCACAGTGAGAGTTTACTGCACAACCAGTCTGTTGGCTTCCAAAGGAATTTGCATACTTGTGGCTCTAGGTCAATAGCTGGACACATATCCCAAGTGCAGCCCAGTCTTATTGCACAAGCTACTTATTCACAAGACAAAAAAATCACCCCTGTTTCTAAGGGGCTTCCAAGAACTTTGGCTGCAAAATTGTCCAGATTAAGATACCTTGGACAAGAAGAGAAGAGTTGGGAGTCCAATTCAAGGAGGTTTGCAGACTGTATTTCACCTTGCCAGAGCCTAGAGAGGCTTCCAGAGCTGGAACATGCATCTCCACACTGTTTATCTCCAGAATCACAGCTCTCAGGAGTTGAAGCAAACTCTGACAACTATGCGGGAGTTGTTGGAGAGGGAAGTTGTGCAGGTGCTAAAAATATATACAACCTTGCTATGATTAATGAAAAGGCTAATACTGAGAAGTTGTCTAGTGCTACAGCTGAGGAAAGGGAAATTGATGGAACAGTTTCACAGCCCAAGCTGCACCCTGGAGACCAACCCCAAACTGATGAAACAACTGAAGAGCACTTAAGCCAACAGGATGATACTGTGGCCAGCAGTAAGGAATCTGACCTTTCATGGATTCCTACAATACCAGGAGCTGCTGAAGCAGATGTTTGTGTGGGCACCTGTGAAGGTGTCAATACGTTGAAATGTTTTCCTTCACAATGGCTGCAGTATTTTGATGGATCTCTGGGGAAGACAGTGTATGTAAACAGTGTGACTGGAGTGAGTAGTTATGAACTTCCACCAGAGTCTCAGACACATGCTGCCTGCACGAAAGACTTCACAACTATGGCAGTTAACGTCCTCATGAAGACTG GTGTCACATACAGATGCTACCCGTTCCGCAGTGAAAACCTGATCCCATTCTTGCCTCCGTCACGAGAAGAAAGGCAGGAAGACAAAGTTGATGAAGAGCTCGGTGATGGAAGAG ATGCTCAGCTGGGGTCAAGTGGGTCACTGCGTTCTTTATTCTTGAAGTGGAAGAATCCAGTCTTTTTCCGGCCCCCAGAG